Proteins from a single region of Chryseobacterium sp. W4I1:
- a CDS encoding AraC family transcriptional regulator, which translates to MKVSFERIIPDEKSSFRTLHNNSPISEFKWEYHYHPEIELVCVISGNGTRHVGYHKSNYTNGDLVLIGSNIPHSGFGLHSTDPHEEIVLQFSEEILQFPEQEVEARSIKNLLELSKYGIHFHHKIKKIMLPKLKLMLESEGYKRYLLLLEILFELSQCKDYDLLNKEIMPYTIISKNKMRLENIFTYVEHNYDKEINIEEVAKLANLTLPAFCNFFKKATQITFTEFVNRYRINKACLLMAQDMSISECSYSCGFNNVTYFNRMFKKYTEKTPSEFIKNFSHNKVNVDLKVEKEVTLKASF; encoded by the coding sequence ATGAAAGTCAGTTTTGAAAGAATAATTCCGGATGAAAAGAGTTCCTTCCGTACTCTGCACAACAATTCGCCGATCTCAGAATTCAAATGGGAATATCATTACCACCCTGAAATCGAGCTGGTCTGCGTTATTTCAGGGAATGGAACCCGTCACGTTGGCTATCATAAAAGCAACTATACGAACGGTGACCTGGTATTGATTGGTTCTAATATTCCGCATTCAGGGTTTGGTTTGCACTCAACAGATCCGCATGAAGAAATTGTACTTCAGTTCAGCGAGGAAATTCTTCAGTTTCCGGAACAGGAAGTTGAAGCCAGATCGATCAAAAATCTGTTGGAACTTTCTAAATACGGCATTCATTTTCATCATAAGATCAAAAAAATAATGCTTCCCAAACTTAAATTAATGCTGGAATCGGAAGGGTACAAAAGATATCTGCTGCTTCTGGAGATTTTGTTTGAACTCTCACAATGTAAAGATTATGATCTTCTGAACAAAGAAATTATGCCTTATACCATTATATCGAAAAATAAAATGAGGCTGGAAAACATCTTTACGTATGTAGAACATAACTACGATAAGGAAATCAATATTGAAGAGGTAGCAAAACTTGCCAATCTTACGCTGCCAGCTTTCTGTAACTTTTTCAAAAAAGCAACCCAGATTACCTTTACAGAATTTGTAAATCGGTACCGCATCAATAAAGCTTGTTTGCTGATGGCTCAGGATATGAGTATTTCAGAATGCAGCTACAGTTGCGGGTTTAATAATGTAACTTATTTTAACCGGATGTTTAAAAAATATACGGAAAAAACACCTTCTGAGTTCATAAAGAATTTCTCGCATAATAAAGTGAATGTGGATCTAAAAGTTGAAAAAGAGGTTACATTAAAGGCTAGCTTTTAA